A window of Mytilus edulis chromosome 10, xbMytEdul2.2, whole genome shotgun sequence contains these coding sequences:
- the LOC139493189 gene encoding perlucin-like protein has protein sequence MLFVVQLTLLVVVVNHTFGQTCLSNESKDDFDKSRQALTDVQENIGKVLNKLENDNKKTLNMFKDTLNTMGQKIKKLDTDFKVLGKDFRKTKWHKYNGHCYYYSSDTADWFTAERKCREIGGYIVKIDDKEENSNIAANRERSGSNNWIGLVDLKEGIWRWTYDQSKAVFLTWYSGYGSKGTGSNCVYLSGGRTSWLDYNCHAELYYICESNFCF, from the exons ATGCTGTTCGTAGTTCAGTTGACTTTGCTGGTGGTCGTCGTCAACCACACATTTGGTCAAACCTGTCTTTCTAATGAGTCTAAGGATGACTTTGATAAATCAAGACAAGCCTTGACGGATGTACAGGAAAATATCGGAAAAGTTCTCAACAAACTCGAAAACGACAATAAAAAGAcactaaacatgtttaaagaCACTCTTAACACTATGGGACAAAAGATCAAGAAACTTGATACTGATTTTAAAGTCCTTGGGAAAGATTTTCGTA AAACAAAATGGCACAAATATAACGGCCACTGTTACTATTACAGTTCCGATACAGCAGACTGGTTTACGGCTGAA AGGAAATGTAGAGAAATAGGAGGATATATTGTCAAAATCGATGACAAAGAAGAAAACAGCAACATTGCAGCAAACAGAGAACGCAGTG GCAGTAATAATTGGATTGGACTGGTCGATCTTAAAGAAGGTATTTGGCGCTGGACATATGATCAGTCAAAAGCCGTGTTTTTAACGTGGTATTCTGGTTACGGTTCCAAGGGCACTGGCAGTAATTGTGTGTACTTATCTGGTGGTAGAACCAGTTGGTTGGATTATAATTGTCATGCCGAGTTGTATTATATATGTGAAAGCAATTTCT GTTTTTAA